One window of the Salvia splendens isolate huo1 chromosome 1, SspV2, whole genome shotgun sequence genome contains the following:
- the LOC121744488 gene encoding uncharacterized protein LOC121744488 → MEGNWGYRQQGPQFSNQGRQPNNQMVMYIPPHLRGNQHPGNQQYNQPRYQQEHYGQSDYPQPNYSGGPPNQRYKRHPNEGHRDMFVPHHPNDGMREIQEAQKEQRAALEMLTKQLSQVAVSLGELKGNEATTQPPGRENISEISLRSGKVYQGPSHHAIAPATGSGPNREEEGESSRMDQVKEKGKEKVGGGASEEDQKEETERVKPYPYRGMATRKRDATIDVASMFKDVDIKVSLLTALKMTPINKFIKDYLAGKVNEEGRLITDEDVSAVIQRSDLLSKKTDPGMFTLLISIGDIQVEHAMCDLGASINVLPYSIYRKLGATKLVNTDIMIQLADKLCIHPEGILEDVIVKVNNFLYPADFFVIKMAEPAIKESSGVLLGRPFLSTAITIIDVRNGTISLDFKGEQYMFNIDEVMKNSADVENLYSIDVTEPLVQEYLEEEFLKRHFTDSAADKEVEK, encoded by the coding sequence ATGGAGGGAAACTGGGGGTACAGACAGCAAGGCCCTcagtttagcaaccagggaaggcaGCCGAACAACCAGATGGTCATGTACATTCCACCACACCTACGGGGAAATCAGCACCCTGGAAATCAACAGTACAACCAGCCGCGATATCAGCAAGAACACTACGGGCAATCTGACTACCCGCAGCCCAACTATAGTGGGGGACCGCCAAATCAAAGATACAAACGACACCCCAACGAAGGCCACCGAGATATGTTCGTACCGCACCATCCAAATGATGGGATGCGGGAAATCCAGGAGGCTCAGAAAGAGCAGCGGGCGGCGTTAGAGATGCTGACgaaacaactctctcaagttGCAGTGTCGCTGGGAGAATTAAAGGGAAATGAAGCCACTACGCAACCACCTGGTCGTGAGAATATTAGTGAAATATCCCTGAGGTCGGGGAAGGTCTACCAAGGCCCCAGCCATCATGCGATAGCTCCAGCAACTGGTTCTGGACCCAACCGTGAAGAAGAGGGAGAATCCAGTAGAATGGATCAAGTGAAAGAAAAAGGCAAGGAAAAGGTGGGAGGTGGTGCCTCGGAAGAAGATCAGAAGGAGGAAACTGAAAGGGTTAAGCCTTATCCGTACCGTGGAATGGCGACAAGGAAAAGGGATGCCACAATCGATGTGGCAAGTATGTTCAAGGACGTGGATATAAAGGTATCGCTCTTGACGGCGTTAAAAATGACCCCGATCAACAAGTTCATTAAAGACTACCTGGCAGGGAAGGTCAATGAGGAAGGGAGACTAATTACAGATGAGGACGTCTCAGCCGTAATCCAGAGAAGCGACCTCCTCTCCAAGAAAACTGATCCTGGAATGTTCACACTCCTTATTTCTATCGGTGACATCCAGGTGGAGCACgctatgtgtgacttagggGCATCAATCAACGTTTTGCCATACTCCATCTATCGGAAGTTAGGAGCGACCAAGCTCGTCAACACTGACATAATGATACAATTGGCCGACAAATTATGTATTCACCCCGAAGGAATTCTGGAAGATGTGATTGTTAAGGTGAATAACTTTCtatacccagctgatttttttGTGATCAAGATGGCGGAACCCGCAATAAAGGAATCGAGTGGAGTCCTACTAGGACGACCATTCCTGTCGACAGCCATCACTATTATAGACGTCCGAAATGGGACGATAAGCCTGGATTTCAAAGGAGAGCAGTATATGTTCAATATCGATGAAGTCATGAAAAATTCAGCTGACGTCGAAAACTTATACTCCATAGATGTGACTGAGCCCTTGGTACAGGAGTATTTGGAGGAAGAATTCTTAAAGAGACATTTCACGGACTCCGCTGCAGATAAGGAGGTCGAAAAATAA